TTGTTGATAGAATTTTGGATCAACTTCTAGAACGTTTGTCGGTGCCAATTTAAAATCTTCTTTGGGAGCAATACGACAAGTGGTACTACATTCCACTTCTTTTGATGGCAAAATTTGATCTTTGAACGTATCCGGTATGGCACCACGTGGatcaaaataacaaacaacataTACAGTATTCGTACCTTTTGCAAAACCGACGCCCATACGTTTTGTATCTTTCCATAGTAGATTGgcaaaattaatgattttcGGATACAATGTTTTCGGTGGTTCTTTACCGAAATAAGGGAAATATTCTTCAATTTCGTTATACCATGATTGCACAGTTTCGATACCGTTCAATGTGATTTTTGCATCATGACTTTTAGTGAAAAGATTTTCACCAAATTTACTCTGTTCTCTAGGCACagatttgttgattttagcCAAATGATCGGCCCAATCTTGTGcatatttattcaatgtaGGATGTAATGTTAATTTAGGCACTTGATGTTTGGCACGAAGATCATTAGTATATTCGAGAActtgttgattgaaattttgatccACTTCCAGAATGCTTCGTGCTGCCATCGATAATTGAGAGATAAGAGCTGTTGATATTCGACTCGATGTGATCGTTTCGGTGACCAAAGGTGGTAATACATTATCTTTGAATGCTGTGAATAGATTACCGGGTGGATCATAATTGGCGACAACATAGACCGTATTGGTTCCTTTGGCATAACCAACACCCATACGTTGAGTTTCCTTCCAGACAAGATTGGTGAAATGTCCCACcttattgaaaattgactTGGGTGGATCTTTACCGAAGAATGGATAATAATCTTCGATTTCATCATACCATGATTGAACCGGTTCATATCCATTCAGTGTAATCTTACTATATTGATATTTATAATAGATATTCTCTCCATATTTGGTCTGATCACGATGAATACATTGATTCAGTTTGGCCAGATGATTGGCCCATTCCTGTGCAAATTTATTCAGATCTTTAAACAACGATAATGGTGGTGCCTGATGTTTGGCTCGTAATTCATTCGTATAATCCAATACTTGGTGATAGAAATTGGAATCCACTTCCAGTAAATTCGTTCCAGAGAAAAGACCACCTTTGGGTGGTATTCGACATAATGTTATCGTTTCTATTACTTTCGTTCCATCCTGTTCATAATATTCACGAAAACGTTTCTCTTCACCATtatcttcgtttttttccattcgcTATTCTTTTATTTGTATGGTCgaataaaaacgaaaaattccgATTATAATTCTGCataacaatcaaatgaaaaatctagTGTTTATTACCGTAGGcatcgattgttgttcatttttaattta
This window of the Dermatophagoides farinae isolate YC_2012a chromosome 3, ASM2471394v1, whole genome shotgun sequence genome carries:
- the LOC124498495 gene encoding uncharacterized protein LOC124498495 gives rise to the protein MEKNEDNGEEKRFREYYEQDGTKVIETITLCRIPPKGGLFSGTNLLEVDSNFYHQVLDYTNELRAKHQAPPLSLFKDLNKFAQEWANHLAKLNQCIHRDQTKYGENIYYKYQYSKITLNGYEPVQSWYDEIEDYYPFFGKDPPKSIFNKVGHFTNLVWKETQRMGVGYAKGTNTVYVVANYDPPGNLFTAFKDNVLPPLVTETITSSRISTALISQLSMAARSILEVDQNFNQQVLEYTNDLRAKHQVPKLTLHPTLNKYAQDWADHLAKINKSVPREQSKFGENLFTKSHDAKITLNGIETVQSWYNEIEEYFPYFGKEPPKTLYPKIINFANLLWKDTKRMGVGFAKGTNTVYVVCYFDPRGAIPDTFKDQILPSKEVECSTTCRIAPKEDFKLAPTNVLEVDPKFYQQFLDYTNELRAKHQAPPLSIYKDLQRYAQEWAIHLAKINQCIPRENSKFGENLFYKSHYSKITLNGFEPVQSWYNEIEEYYPHFGKDPPKTIFAKIGHFTNLVWKQTKRLGVGYAKSANTVYVVCNYDPPGNIFNLFKDNVLPPLPGSDQKEKSQQSNKTHGQQQNQPKTISGPPSTPAHP